Proteins found in one Candidatus Hydrogenedens sp. genomic segment:
- a CDS encoding prepilin-type N-terminal cleavage/methylation domain-containing protein: MLQNSKGYTSIRRRMPRFLKYNIGVTLIELLVAMAILSILLAGLVMMFTSAIESTLQGYMIKDNYDNARTAMEVLSRDLQRACALANRGENIQFYGTPTSFTFLTLLDNGMIGRVTYFFAPSPFIPPFETWGAISPDEIKKRNSQGRTRLEDIIYMKKLINKIPNVNFEKIIGDIPDVVVDSLPSSCNITDIINKLDTLSNAGNLFSEVNMNPVFDGDEQAYRVLVQPLALFRIEEKGQSNIIDVNTHIFPQPQINTVDNPFAVEGYTEMDSLLHAFLVENLGSQSNINVLSRVDLQVPNIQIAKDLRNYVDNPNYQTIDKEFIKNLIDMRKVELRLLLMQVYNPSKYCVDWYNLLLNPINRSVISGGEGTLNLGPYIWCYDLSISRKDQAYLYLLFTGGTGNITTQSRLLNFWEASNLNPEDYVLADGFGARAFWIDEANTFTTATDLLYPGAIFSYQSEENITAMYFNDVRNIPLYMNYLSSPPESISEEEIGCATAFLDRIWTEMRGTDPSKTAPFASIFFDRLPVRITISAWIMSEKPRPGISDFRRWFSQSIDIPCGLRTPQQRRMPAGM, from the coding sequence ATGTTACAGAACAGTAAGGGATATACATCAATACGAAGAAGGATGCCGAGATTCTTAAAGTATAACATCGGTGTGACCCTTATTGAATTATTGGTGGCGATGGCTATTTTATCTATTCTTCTTGCAGGTTTAGTGATGATGTTTACTTCAGCAATTGAAAGCACCCTTCAAGGTTATATGATTAAAGATAATTATGATAATGCACGTACAGCTATGGAGGTTTTATCTCGTGATTTGCAGAGAGCATGTGCCTTAGCAAATCGTGGAGAAAATATTCAATTCTACGGAACCCCCACTTCATTCACATTTCTTACACTGTTAGATAATGGAATGATTGGGAGAGTTACTTACTTCTTTGCACCAAGCCCATTTATTCCTCCTTTTGAGACGTGGGGAGCTATTTCTCCAGATGAAATAAAAAAAAGGAATAGTCAGGGTAGAACGAGGTTGGAAGATATTATTTATATGAAAAAGTTAATAAATAAAATTCCGAATGTAAATTTTGAAAAGATTATAGGTGATATCCCGGATGTGGTGGTAGATTCACTCCCTTCTTCATGTAATATTACAGATATTATAAATAAATTAGACACCCTTTCTAACGCAGGAAATTTATTCTCAGAGGTTAACATGAACCCAGTATTTGATGGTGATGAACAAGCATATCGAGTACTAGTTCAGCCGTTAGCTTTGTTTAGAATAGAAGAAAAGGGACAATCAAATATTATTGATGTAAACACACATATTTTCCCTCAACCGCAGATAAACACTGTAGATAATCCATTTGCAGTAGAAGGTTATACTGAAATGGACTCTTTGCTCCATGCATTTTTAGTAGAAAATCTCGGCTCTCAAAGTAACATAAACGTATTAAGCCGGGTGGATTTACAGGTACCTAATATTCAGATAGCAAAAGATTTAAGAAATTATGTTGACAATCCCAATTATCAGACCATAGATAAAGAGTTTATAAAAAATTTGATAGATATGAGGAAAGTAGAACTCCGTTTGTTATTAATGCAGGTATATAACCCCTCTAAATATTGTGTTGATTGGTATAATTTACTCTTGAACCCTATTAACAGGTCTGTTATATCTGGGGGAGAGGGGACTCTCAATTTAGGACCTTATATTTGGTGTTACGACCTATCTATTTCACGTAAGGACCAGGCATATTTATACCTATTGTTTACCGGTGGAACAGGAAATATAACAACACAAAGTCGTCTACTTAATTTCTGGGAAGCCTCTAATTTAAATCCAGAAGATTATGTGTTGGCAGATGGTTTTGGAGCCCGTGCATTTTGGATTGATGAAGCAAATACTTTTACTACTGCAACAGATTTATTATATCCAGGTGCCATTTTCTCATATCAATCAGAAGAGAATATAACAGCCATGTATTTTAATGATGTAAGGAATATCCCGTTGTATATGAATTATTTATCCTCACCTCCGGAATCAATATCAGAAGAAGAGATAGGATGTGCTACTGCTTTTTTGGATAGGATATGGACAGAAATGAGAGGAACAGACCCAAGTAAAACAGCGCCATTTGCATCTATTTTCTTTGACCGTCTACCTGTTCGAATAACCATTAGTGCCTGGATAATGTCTGAGAAGCCGCGGCCCGGAATTTCTGATTTCAGGCGCTGGTTTAGTCAATCAATTGACATTCCGTGCGGACTTAGAACCCCACAACAAAGGAGGATGCCCGCAGGAATGTAA
- a CDS encoding prepilin-type N-terminal cleavage/methylation domain-containing protein translates to MIKTQYPMNSNLRKYGFTLLEIVIALAIIAGGLVAVFALFPSALKLLTDSAADANISNLARTELSRVRVSGALSTGLNLWLKDTAFQMIETTASAYELYQHYGASASRVPSGKDLYRVTFKVRLNDGREERFVTYVTEQ, encoded by the coding sequence ATGATAAAGACACAGTATCCTATGAATTCAAATTTAAGAAAATATGGATTTACTCTTTTAGAGATTGTCATAGCGTTGGCAATTATTGCAGGAGGATTGGTCGCTGTCTTTGCATTATTTCCTTCAGCTCTAAAGTTATTGACAGATTCTGCTGCCGATGCAAATATTTCAAATTTAGCTCGAACAGAACTGAGTCGCGTTCGTGTCAGTGGAGCATTATCGACAGGGCTCAATTTATGGCTTAAAGACACTGCTTTTCAGATGATAGAGACGACTGCAAGTGCGTATGAGTTATATCAACATTATGGTGCATCTGCTTCTCGTGTTCCATCAGGGAAGGATTTGTATCGCGTTACATTCAAAGTGCGTTTAAATGATGGACGTGAAGAAAGGTTCGTTACCTATGTTACAGAACAGTAA
- a CDS encoding prepilin-type N-terminal cleavage/methylation domain-containing protein yields MMKKHGFTLTELLVVLVIIALLGLIFIPSFVRFYLNSSDPLRRTARELAQILQVARMYAITYRVNTAVVYQDVEIPLNMTNVETENSGIIVGTQPSLHILKSAAIMYEISSKNNPNFETIRDRLGVPEDWDNFYVPIRDENESGVLKEFGEGIVVCSVKFMTDVVMPDMLIPVPGPILSWDRSADSYAFQLLGLQFVKVPFLDVAETEHASEAYIDEQNTYLWVAHVFNSFGKLSVSSAVNTKERFIIPLLDISFTPSTLVEVIPGGESMPVEKQWVNHRIATIELFRSTGRIKINL; encoded by the coding sequence ATGATGAAAAAACATGGTTTTACATTAACGGAACTTTTGGTAGTATTGGTGATAATAGCCTTATTGGGGCTGATTTTTATTCCCTCCTTTGTTCGTTTTTATTTGAACTCGAGTGACCCATTACGGCGTACAGCCAGAGAACTGGCACAGATTCTTCAGGTCGCTCGAATGTATGCAATTACATATCGCGTAAATACAGCAGTTGTTTATCAAGATGTTGAAATCCCATTAAATATGACTAATGTTGAAACAGAAAATAGTGGAATTATTGTTGGTACTCAACCCAGTTTGCATATTTTAAAGTCTGCTGCGATTATGTATGAAATTAGTTCAAAAAATAATCCTAATTTTGAGACGATACGTGATAGGTTAGGAGTTCCGGAGGATTGGGATAATTTTTATGTTCCGATTCGGGATGAAAATGAGTCCGGAGTGTTGAAGGAATTTGGTGAAGGTATTGTTGTGTGTAGTGTGAAGTTTATGACAGATGTGGTAATGCCCGATATGCTTATACCGGTACCGGGTCCTATTTTGTCATGGGATAGGTCAGCAGATTCCTATGCATTTCAGTTATTAGGTCTGCAGTTTGTTAAGGTTCCATTCCTTGATGTGGCGGAAACAGAACATGCCAGTGAGGCGTATATAGATGAACAAAATACTTACTTATGGGTGGCTCATGTTTTTAATAGCTTTGGAAAATTGAGTGTAAGTTCTGCTGTAAACACAAAAGAACGATTCATCATACCGTTGTTGGATATTTCTTTTACTCCGTCAACGTTAGTAGAAGTAATACCTGGTGGTGAAAGTATGCCGGTAGAGAAACAGTGGGTTAATCATCGAATTGCAACTATTGAACTATTCCGGTCTACAGGTAGGATAAAAATTAATTTATGA
- a CDS encoding prepilin-type N-terminal cleavage/methylation domain-containing protein: MKNKNKDKGFTLVELLVVMAIISILAAILVPNVVRYIARGRATRALGDIKGIELALTKMVTDANVQNLNFLFTPDAVREKLGLTPGQMTAGQFQQAIELYTRTLYALLREGRRVLDGRADVETGLVYSSILDRDVVMRLGVGYLEDLATDPWGNLYNIYPGPWTPRNGPIPFRIYMLGEKDKNLPGVSAGGRIDSLTILKDRYHIVDPETNQEIDFGYPADKGKIAYIWSNGSNLVSGQAIYSAQKALPLPEGSYSGPADYPSNQDEEYKGGGDDINNWDPGQSWMRFYS; this comes from the coding sequence ATGAAAAACAAAAACAAAGACAAAGGATTCACCTTAGTAGAACTGTTGGTTGTGATGGCAATTATATCTATACTTGCCGCTATTTTAGTTCCCAATGTAGTTCGGTATATTGCGAGGGGCAGAGCAACGCGAGCACTCGGAGATATTAAAGGAATTGAATTAGCATTAACTAAAATGGTTACCGATGCTAATGTCCAGAATTTGAATTTCTTATTTACTCCGGATGCAGTTCGTGAAAAATTAGGCTTAACTCCAGGGCAAATGACTGCGGGACAGTTCCAACAAGCTATAGAACTTTATACGCGTACGTTATATGCGTTATTAAGAGAGGGACGAAGGGTACTTGATGGCAGGGCAGATGTTGAAACTGGGCTTGTCTATTCCAGTATATTGGATAGAGATGTGGTTATGCGTTTAGGTGTTGGTTATCTCGAAGATTTGGCAACGGACCCATGGGGCAATTTATATAACATATATCCTGGACCATGGACCCCGAGAAATGGTCCTATTCCGTTTAGAATATATATGTTAGGAGAAAAGGATAAAAACTTACCGGGAGTTAGTGCAGGAGGTAGAATAGATTCACTAACTATATTAAAAGATAGGTATCATATTGTAGACCCTGAGACGAATCAGGAAATTGATTTTGGCTATCCTGCGGATAAGGGAAAAATAGCATATATTTGGTCTAATGGTTCAAATCTTGTATCAGGACAGGCTATTTATAGTGCTCAAAAAGCCTTACCATTACCTGAGGGTAGTTATAGTGGACCTGCAGATTATCCTTCGAACCAGGATGAAGAATACAAAGGTGGAGGAGATGATATTAATAATTGGGACCCTGGCCAAAGCTGGATGAGATTTTATAGTTAA
- the gspF gene encoding type II secretion system inner membrane protein GspF yields MPKYAYRAINREGKEVFGIIQADSVALAINDVRSLGLFPTHVREARRSDERRARGEKRGLSELYFGGVKTKQLVVMTRQLSTLIDAGLPLLRSLNVLIAQMKPCKLKDILREIATDIQSGSTFSEALAKHPKQFDRLFVNMVKAGEVGGMLETVLNRIAQFMERREALKRRVKSAMIYPIAVLIIASAIVMFLLIKVVPVFADIFKEFGGQLPWPTQFLMKAGDFMIYNWWMVIAIISWTIIFIKILFKFHVVRRFRDRVVLKVPLIGDLVTKVAVARFARTLGTLITSGVPILQALKITKETIGNEIIQDAIDKVHDSVKEGDTIAAPLDQTKVFPAMVVNMIDVGEETGSLDAMLHKVADIYDAEVEAAVDAMLALMEPAIIVVLGGIIGFIVVSLYLPIFTLGDTISGT; encoded by the coding sequence ATGCCAAAATATGCATATCGAGCAATTAATCGAGAAGGTAAAGAGGTCTTCGGGATTATCCAGGCAGATAGTGTGGCTCTGGCGATAAATGATGTGCGAAGTTTAGGACTTTTCCCAACGCATGTTCGTGAGGCACGGCGAAGTGATGAACGTAGGGCTCGCGGTGAAAAGAGGGGGCTCAGCGAACTTTATTTTGGTGGTGTAAAGACAAAACAATTGGTAGTAATGACCCGTCAGTTATCCACACTTATTGATGCTGGGTTGCCGTTATTGCGTAGTCTGAATGTGCTAATTGCACAGATGAAACCGTGCAAATTGAAAGATATTTTGCGTGAGATAGCCACCGATATTCAATCAGGAAGTACCTTTTCTGAAGCATTGGCTAAACATCCGAAACAGTTCGACCGCTTATTTGTAAATATGGTAAAAGCAGGTGAAGTCGGTGGTATGCTTGAAACGGTGTTAAACCGTATTGCCCAATTTATGGAACGGCGTGAGGCACTTAAACGGAGAGTAAAATCTGCGATGATTTATCCTATTGCGGTGCTTATAATTGCTTCCGCTATTGTAATGTTCCTTTTGATTAAAGTTGTTCCAGTATTCGCAGATATTTTTAAAGAATTCGGTGGGCAACTACCCTGGCCAACTCAGTTCTTAATGAAAGCTGGGGATTTTATGATTTACAACTGGTGGATGGTTATCGCAATTATTTCATGGACTATTATTTTTATAAAAATTCTTTTTAAGTTCCATGTTGTTCGTAGGTTTCGAGATAGAGTTGTTTTAAAAGTCCCATTAATTGGCGATTTAGTTACTAAAGTAGCAGTTGCACGTTTTGCAAGAACGTTGGGCACATTGATTACTTCCGGTGTTCCTATTTTACAGGCGTTAAAAATTACAAAAGAAACTATTGGTAATGAAATTATTCAAGATGCTATCGATAAGGTGCATGATAGTGTAAAAGAAGGAGATACAATTGCAGCTCCATTAGACCAGACGAAAGTTTTTCCTGCAATGGTTGTTAATATGATTGATGTTGGTGAAGAGACAGGAAGTCTGGATGCGATGTTGCATAAAGTTGCAGATATATATGATGCAGAGGTGGAGGCGGCTGTTGATGCTATGTTGGCGTTGATGGAGCCTGCTATTATTGTGGTTTTAGGTGGAATAATTGGATTTATTGTAGTATCTCTATATCTACCAATATTCACACTTGGCGATACAATTAGTGGAACATAA
- a CDS encoding ATPase, T2SS/T4P/T4SS family: protein MASAIVKQNQLNTNQINQRRLGDILVEQGVITPLQLDEALQRQRITGDFLGRVLVAMGYCDEQAIVEALGVQLGMERVDVTKLKIPEEIVRKISPDVARFYNVIPIREVDGVLIVAMADPLNLQILDDLHHIVGQSVKGAISNPQDIAIAWKNNYSFETDSIHEMIVELQEKVGSSELTLEELGTQEIIKDTENLVELAQLPEVIKIVNLVFLEAVKKRASDIHFEVYEDRFRIRIRIDGVLHEIVNPPKSLAIALVSRVKIMCNMDISERRLPQDSRVELKVGDSIIDIRVATLPTLYGEGVVLRILDRTAVKIDLDRLGLSDYVKAKLDDVLARPNGILLVTGPTGSGKTTTLYGCIAKLNSEEVKIITMEDPVELQIDRVMQCQVNEEVGLTFAAGLRSILRQDPDIVMVGEIRDLETAQIAVEASLTGHLVLSTLHTNSAPETITRLLDMDVEPYLITASLEAVLAQRLVRCLCRHCRERYRPSSEEMDELGLPKNWRDDPKLQLFRPKGCPACDYIGYMGRTGLFEILQVDETICEMILDRAMAYDIRRYARKKLGMRTLREEGIIKCVQGITSAKEVIIHTDKYDD from the coding sequence ATGGCAAGTGCTATTGTAAAACAAAATCAGTTAAATACCAATCAAATTAACCAGCGACGGTTGGGCGATATTTTAGTGGAGCAGGGGGTAATAACGCCTTTACAATTGGATGAGGCTTTACAGAGACAGAGGATAACAGGAGACTTTTTGGGGCGTGTTTTAGTGGCGATGGGGTACTGTGATGAGCAGGCTATCGTGGAAGCACTTGGTGTCCAATTAGGGATGGAGCGGGTAGATGTCACAAAATTAAAGATTCCCGAAGAAATTGTTCGGAAAATTTCACCGGACGTGGCACGATTTTATAATGTCATCCCTATTAGGGAAGTTGATGGTGTTCTTATTGTTGCAATGGCAGACCCGTTAAATTTGCAAATATTGGATGATTTACATCATATCGTGGGTCAGTCTGTTAAAGGGGCAATTAGTAACCCGCAAGATATAGCGATAGCATGGAAAAATAATTATTCATTTGAAACCGATTCCATCCACGAAATGATTGTGGAATTGCAGGAGAAAGTTGGCTCCAGTGAATTGACGTTAGAAGAGTTAGGAACTCAGGAAATTATTAAAGATACGGAAAACCTGGTTGAGTTAGCACAGCTTCCAGAAGTTATTAAGATTGTTAATCTTGTATTTTTAGAGGCAGTTAAGAAAAGGGCATCGGATATTCATTTTGAGGTTTATGAAGACCGATTCCGTATTCGAATTCGGATTGACGGTGTTCTTCATGAGATAGTTAATCCACCAAAATCATTAGCAATAGCGTTGGTTTCCCGTGTGAAAATTATGTGCAATATGGATATCAGTGAACGGAGATTGCCTCAAGATTCACGTGTGGAATTGAAAGTTGGAGATAGTATTATTGATATCCGTGTTGCGACTCTCCCAACACTATATGGAGAAGGTGTCGTTTTACGTATTTTAGACCGTACCGCTGTAAAAATAGATTTGGATCGATTGGGTTTAAGTGATTATGTAAAAGCAAAATTAGATGATGTTTTAGCGAGACCAAATGGTATTTTATTAGTGACAGGACCAACAGGTTCAGGGAAAACAACGACACTTTATGGATGTATTGCAAAGCTTAACAGTGAAGAAGTAAAAATTATTACGATGGAGGATCCGGTCGAACTTCAGATTGACCGAGTAATGCAGTGTCAAGTAAATGAAGAAGTAGGACTTACCTTCGCAGCAGGGTTACGGTCTATTTTGCGTCAAGACCCAGATATTGTGATGGTCGGAGAAATCCGTGACCTTGAAACGGCACAAATTGCAGTAGAAGCATCATTGACAGGTCACCTCGTATTGAGTACCCTTCATACGAATAGTGCCCCTGAAACTATTACTCGTTTGTTAGATATGGATGTTGAACCATACCTCATAACTGCCTCATTAGAGGCAGTATTGGCTCAACGATTAGTCCGTTGTCTATGTAGACATTGTAGAGAGCGGTATCGCCCTTCCTCAGAGGAGATGGATGAGTTAGGCTTACCTAAAAACTGGCGAGATGACCCAAAATTACAATTGTTTCGTCCTAAAGGTTGTCCTGCATGTGATTATATCGGATATATGGGTAGAACAGGTTTATTTGAAATTCTACAGGTCGATGAGACTATTTGTGAGATGATTTTAGACCGTGCGATGGCGTATGATATTCGTAGATATGCAAGGAAAAAGTTAGGTATGAGAACATTACGCGAGGAAGGTATTATTAAATGTGTCCAAGGTATAACCTCTGCAAAAGAAGTTATTATTCATACAGATAAATATGATGATTAA
- a CDS encoding type IV pilus twitching motility protein PilT encodes MAYEMVSLLRMLIDREGSDLHLAVDNPPVGRVHGRLIYFGEDPLTAEDTERLMKSIASVDNQQELQEVGGSDFGFAFEDIARFRVSIFKQKGYVGIVLRLIPRKILTFEELGLPRHIENLLRQPRGLVLVTGPTGSGKSTTLATMIDWINTNLDAHIITIEDPIEYFHTHKKSVVTQREVGVDVPTFAEALRRALRMDPDVILVGEMRDLETIEAAITAAETGHLVFATLHTTGAVRTVDRIVDAFPSNQQEQIRTQLAGNLKAVISQTLIPRKSGFGRVAAFEIMYSTPAIQNLIRENKTYRITSAIQTGHKYGMNLLDEHLLALFRKGICKYEDCLAKAQMPDEFEAAARALGIEGGPAPKKEGEVA; translated from the coding sequence ATGGCTTATGAAATGGTAAGTTTATTGAGGATGCTTATTGACCGTGAAGGTTCGGACTTGCACCTTGCCGTCGATAATCCACCAGTGGGCAGAGTCCACGGGAGGCTAATTTATTTTGGTGAAGACCCTCTGACAGCAGAGGATACAGAACGGCTAATGAAAAGTATTGCTTCGGTTGATAATCAACAAGAGTTACAAGAGGTAGGTGGTTCTGACTTCGGTTTTGCATTTGAAGATATTGCACGTTTTCGTGTGTCTATTTTTAAGCAAAAAGGTTATGTGGGGATTGTTCTCCGTTTAATCCCTCGCAAAATATTGACTTTTGAAGAATTAGGTCTGCCCAGACATATCGAAAATCTGTTACGGCAACCACGTGGTTTGGTATTGGTAACAGGTCCTACAGGTTCAGGAAAATCAACAACACTTGCGACAATGATTGATTGGATAAATACGAATCTTGATGCTCATATTATCACAATAGAAGACCCAATAGAATATTTTCATACACATAAAAAAAGCGTAGTAACACAACGAGAAGTTGGTGTTGATGTGCCAACGTTCGCAGAGGCTTTACGTCGAGCCTTACGTATGGACCCTGACGTAATTCTTGTTGGTGAAATGCGTGACTTGGAGACAATAGAAGCGGCAATCACCGCCGCAGAAACGGGGCACTTAGTGTTTGCAACACTTCACACCACAGGTGCAGTGAGAACCGTAGACCGTATTGTAGACGCTTTCCCCTCGAACCAACAAGAGCAAATACGAACCCAGTTAGCAGGAAACTTAAAGGCGGTTATCTCGCAAACGCTTATCCCACGGAAGAGTGGTTTTGGTCGTGTTGCTGCATTTGAAATAATGTATTCTACACCAGCTATCCAAAATCTTATTCGTGAAAATAAGACCTATCGTATCACATCAGCTATCCAAACAGGTCATAAGTATGGTATGAACCTTCTGGATGAGCATTTACTTGCTTTGTTCCGTAAAGGGATATGTAAATATGAAGATTGCTTAGCCAAAGCACAGATGCCGGATGAATTTGAGGCGGCAGCCCGTGCATTGGGTATTGAAGGTGGTCCCGCTCCAAAGAAAGAAGGAGAAGTTGCATAA
- a CDS encoding ATPase, T2SS/T4P/T4SS family codes for MSTYKLFGQILLEKKIITEEHLREAIHRQQTTMSHRKIGEILVRLGYISKSHIIETLSTQLGLPIIKLSDREIPERVRSVMDGSIATLYRVVPVEIRGDKVIIATSDPTNVNNLDNISRLLDRPVEPVLASPEEISMALSKYYGTQETTVESLLSSASSASSVSSLTSMSNMSGLDSSISSAASFSASDISLSSISMDEANMPSSTITTEGMDEGDADNPVVKYVHQMILEAFRLRASDIHVEPGKTDVKVRYRIDGVMHLMPLPPKRAQAAIISRLKIMAGMDISEKRVPQDGRIKMTLGNKVIDLRVSALPAVFGESVVMRILDKSGLMLGLGQLGFSPQMQKAWERTIEHSTGVVLVTGPTGSGKTTTLYASLHTLNQPDVKIITLEDPVEYQITGINQVQINHEIGWDFARALRAIFRQDPDIVMVGEIRDLETAEIAIKAALTGHLVFSTLHTNDTATAFTRLIDIGVKPFLVASGIRCVLAQRLVRTICTACKEPYTPPEFEIRRLGFPVDLSKVELFHGAGCDNCNQTGYQGRLGVYELLQTTDRIRDMVMRGESATAIRREARLSGMLTMREDAWRKATMGITTVEEVNKRTRIDEPLRKPSVAV; via the coding sequence ATGAGCACCTATAAGTTATTTGGGCAAATACTTCTTGAAAAGAAGATAATAACGGAGGAACATCTACGAGAGGCAATACATCGTCAGCAAACGACGATGTCACATCGAAAGATAGGTGAGATTTTAGTTCGTCTTGGGTATATAAGTAAAAGTCATATTATAGAAACACTCTCTACTCAGTTGGGACTTCCTATTATTAAATTAAGTGACCGCGAGATACCCGAGCGAGTTCGCAGTGTAATGGATGGAAGTATAGCGACATTATATCGAGTGGTACCAGTAGAGATACGAGGTGATAAAGTTATAATTGCCACATCTGACCCGACGAATGTCAATAACCTTGATAACATTTCCCGTTTGTTGGATCGACCTGTTGAACCAGTGTTGGCATCTCCTGAAGAAATTTCGATGGCGTTAAGTAAGTATTATGGGACGCAAGAAACGACAGTAGAAAGTTTATTGAGTTCAGCAAGTAGTGCAAGTAGTGTTAGTTCGTTGACATCGATGTCCAACATGAGTGGTTTGGATAGTTCCATCAGTTCTGCTGCGAGCTTTAGTGCGAGTGATATTTCTCTAAGTAGTATAAGTATGGATGAAGCAAACATGCCTTCTTCCACAATCACTACGGAAGGTATGGACGAAGGTGATGCAGATAACCCTGTTGTTAAATATGTTCATCAAATGATATTAGAAGCATTTCGGTTGCGTGCAAGTGATATTCATGTAGAACCAGGTAAGACGGATGTAAAGGTCAGATATCGAATTGATGGTGTGATGCATTTGATGCCATTACCGCCAAAGCGTGCTCAGGCAGCCATTATTTCACGACTTAAAATTATGGCAGGGATGGATATCTCTGAGAAACGTGTACCACAAGATGGTCGTATAAAAATGACCTTAGGAAATAAGGTGATAGACCTGCGTGTTAGTGCTCTTCCTGCTGTTTTTGGCGAAAGTGTAGTTATGCGTATTCTTGATAAAAGTGGTTTGATGTTAGGGTTAGGGCAGTTGGGATTTAGTCCACAGATGCAGAAGGCATGGGAACGGACAATTGAACATTCAACAGGTGTTGTCCTTGTAACAGGTCCTACTGGTTCAGGAAAGACAACAACACTTTATGCGTCGTTACATACATTAAATCAGCCAGATGTGAAAATTATCACTTTGGAGGATCCAGTTGAATATCAGATAACAGGGATTAATCAGGTACAAATTAACCATGAGATTGGTTGGGATTTTGCACGTGCATTACGTGCCATATTCCGTCAAGACCCTGATATCGTTATGGTCGGTGAAATCCGTGACCTTGAAACCGCTGAAATTGCGATTAAAGCGGCTCTTACAGGACATTTGGTTTTCTCCACATTACACACTAACGATACTGCGACTGCATTTACTCGTTTAATTGATATAGGTGTAAAACCATTCCTTGTAGCATCTGGTATCCGTTGTGTACTTGCTCAACGTTTGGTGAGAACTATTTGTACTGCTTGCAAAGAGCCTTATACTCCACCTGAATTTGAAATTCGCCGATTAGGTTTTCCTGTAGACCTATCCAAAGTTGAACTATTCCATGGAGCTGGATGTGATAATTGTAATCAGACAGGTTATCAAGGTCGGTTAGGTGTGTATGAGTTATTACAAACAACAGACCGTATTCGTGATATGGTAATGCGTGGAGAATCAGCTACTGCTATCCGCCGTGAAGCACGTTTATCAGGCATGTTGACGATGCGTGAAGATGCCTGGCGTAAGGCGACAATGGGAATAACTACCGTTGAAGAGGTAAATAAACGAACAAGAATTGATGAACCCCTTCGCAAGCCCTCTGTGGCTGTATAA